GACTGAATTTCCAGGGTCCATAGTTTGTAAAATGAAGTTAACCACCTGCATATCTGTCCCAATGTCAGGGATATCCATATAGAAACTGTTCAAGCACTTAAATTCTTAGCAGTAGAATGTCAGGAACATCCACACAGAAATAACTTGGAACCATAAGCAAATATAACATACtcataaaaattattcattGGTGTTATATCAGAAAGTAATAGAAGCTTAAAACTTATGAGCTCAATCAAATCTGAATGCATCTTGAAAGTAGCAAGTTCACCAAGGAAAAAAGTAATGCAATAATCAGAAAAGAAACTGATCAAATATTATAGATTTACAAAATCACGGAATAAGCAATAACCTAAAAAcaagaagtaaaaaaattatcaaagacaCTCCTCTTGCTATTTGGTATAATGGGAGAAACAACTTCTGGCTTCAATTTTGCATCTTTGCACCTGATTGTTCAAATAAAGTTAAGGTGTTGGCTGGTCCTATCTGTTTCCCAAACACAATAAAATCTAGCTGGACAAACTCCCCTTGGATGACAAGATTTTTAGGTTTTCTCAAACAGTGCCTCGAGACGTGTATTGATTGGGGCACTGCATCTTTTATGCATTGGATCTATAGCAATGGATGTTGATAGATGAGAAGGATAATAAAAGTCACACCCATGCATGGGGGTGAAAGTTATCAatggtttaaaagaaaatgatgctTATCTGTCAAGATAAAGCATCGAATTTGAAAAGACCCAGAAATAAAAGGTACACATTTCattaaacaaattgaaaaaaattgtatcaTCAATGCTTCAGCCAACCATGACTGATCTGTCTCCATAAGAAATTTTAACCAAGAATCCAAAAAAttgaatgtttaaaaaaaaaaaaaaaaacaaggcatcaTCCAAGGACCAAACTTCTCAAACACAGACCCCAACACTTGGGTAGGCACTCCGCATCTACCCCTTCCCTGAAAATTGAATTCAGATGCCCTTTTTTTCTGCTATATTTCACTTCATTTCAgcggaaaataaataaataaataaataactgaaAAACGATGTCCTGGTATGGGAAATAACGTTTCATGAAGTGTAATATATTTCAAGCATGTTGTTAgcaacaaaatttgaaatccaaaagccttatttcaatcatttgaaCCCTCAGTGAATGAGATATGTTGAGTAGAAACAAGCAATcagaaaaatatgataaaagtgGAAAATCATATATGACATTCTGAATTCAGCAATTAAGTATGGAATGTtactaaagaaataaatagatgTATATTATAACACTGATAAGAATCATGATACTATACATCGTGGCATTACAAACAAAAACTTACAGTCCAATTATCTCCCACTGGAGGAAACTGGGGACATCTACAGACACAGAAAAGTCCCATATATGATAGACATTAAAATCGATACTGCTCATGAAGATGTGCTAAGTCCCACCATTCAATAGTGCACCTGATATAGTAGATTTAGAAAATCTTAAATACCAAGTATTGACATGATAGAATGGTGTGAACAATGTGCCATCTGCAGTAAATATGGGACTTCTCAATGTTCATTGATTGCAACTAtgatttcttcttcctttgcttgtttattctatttaattttattctttttatttctctaaTCTTTCAACCGAGATGGAGACATGTTGCTTGTTTGAAGAATCAGCTCTACAAACCTTATCAAGGGACTGAATTAAGTTTCTTGGAGAACCACGCACAACCCTGATGAGAGTCATGAGGGATACTAAATGAACAGGTGAATCAGATGCAGTAGACCAAATTTGGCTCTCTATTACACTTAGAAACCCTGGTATATCAGCCATGGCTAAGCTTGGAAGAAGAACCCCAACCAAAGTCTCCCGAATAGTGACAGGGATAGCAGGATTTTGAGCCGCAGAATTGCCAGATGTACCACTTACACACTCTATTTGGAAGAATATATCCCCAACCAGACGAGGTATTTCAGAACCAATGCACTCCTTCCATGTACTCTCCATACCTTCTGCCAGGAGCTCTGCTGCTGTGGAACTATATTTCTCATTCATGGCCATAACCAACTTCATTAATGGATGAACAGTCAGCATAGCAAGATTTTGCTTAACAAGGCTAGGATACCAAATTGCCAGTGCCGCTGCCACGATAATATGAGATGTCATTGCATCTTGGCTTGTTCCCCCAACACAAGAAATCCAATCTTGCTCTTCAAATGATTCTAGCCATGCAAGTATTTTACATTCCTCAACCTGAGAATCCCCTGGTGTTTCAGGGGGTGTATCAGAATTCAGACCATCCCTATATGCATTTTCTATGTTTGAACTTCCATCTTCATTTGCCCTCTTGCTATTGGTGGAGATCATAAGTTTTGTATGGTCAATTGCTTTTCGACTACATAGGGGAGGTGGAATAGCCCGTGCAGCAGCACAATGAAATAAAGAGCGTGCAGCCATACGTACATGTTCACTTTCATCTTGCCAAAAACTCACCAAAAGCTgcaaacataaataaaaaaaccaagcaCATAGTATTAatcagttaaaaaaaaaaaaaaatcaaacatatgtTACATATTTAGGTCGCATGTACAGTAAAACCTCGATAAAtgaatgtttgataaattaataacctcacttaaataataaaatcttctgGTCCAACTCGGGTCAGtgtactaaattaataaccttgCTAAATGCataagataataatatttttagaaatcttCAAGGCcctaagaaaatataaatgaataattgatgaaatacatacatatatatatatatatcgcaaataaaaattcatgataTAGCAAATAGAATTTCATAATATAGTATTGAGGaacttttcataatttttgtttttctccattCACTCCTCGGAATCATAACATATTTGACAAGGTTTGACACCATATCTCTTCTAAGAGTCTAATTATCTTTACAATCAATAaccatcttttatatttttagagtCTTTTAGGTTTCTATGTATTAACTTTCtaccacatttatttatttattttaatttaatagtcATACACGTACAAGTACTCTATAGTAGAAACATAATACTCTTTATAAATTAGTAAATATTCATTTAACGATAAATGAATAATCCCGCtaagataataatttctctTGGTCCCAAGAGTATTACTTTATAGGGGTTTTATTGTATCTTATATATCTAATTCAATTCCACAAATTTCATTGATACTGGGCCGAAGCATATAAAACATTGAAGCTATTTCATATAACATCCATTTATCAAGTTAAGATCAGAGATTCAAATACCAAAAACCATTAGCTTAATAGGCACCTGGAGTGAAGGTGGTTTTATATCAGGAATTTTCTCTGCAAAATGCCGAGTATAGAATGCTGCTAAAGCACTGCAAAGAATACAAGTCAATTAAAAGAGTCAGCATTTACCTCCTAAAAACTAACATAGCTGTTAAAAATGAAAGGTAGACAGAATATGCTCATTTCTCACATGCAATGATGATATTTTGGGCATCAGATACTgaagataataaatatttttttcctttttataggCAGTAATAGCATGATGGATGCCAACCACAATACaatgaaatcaagaaaaatattagGTTGATGCAGTTTAATTAACAAATGGGAAATCATCTAAATCCATATTCAGTACCATGGGTGCATGATACATCTATTCCAATAAGTTTTCGTTATTTAATTACATTCTTTGTTTGTAACAACTCTAAACAAATGTTATTGTGTAATGTTTTGCCAATAAAAGTTGCCCATATCTTGCTTCGAAGATCATGGCTTTTTAATCAAAGGATGCAACATGATGGCCACCAAAAAACCTACACTCTTGTGCACAATAGGCATAAGAATATTCTCcattatttgaagaaaattttaagaagtCAAAGGAGGAGCAATAAAAAAGTATGCTGACTATGCATGAATTTGAAAGGAAAAGTAAAGATACTAATATTATCTTTGCTTTAGTCATATGTGCAATGGATGACCCTAAAGAGAAGAATAAGGAATTTCCGAAAGAAGCACAAAACATACTAGTTGACTTTTCAGTTTTACACCCTAAAGAGTTGCCTAATAAGCCTTCTCCACTATGTGATATACAACCTGCTATTGATCTAGTTCCTATCGTATCATTGCTAAATTTAAAAGTATTATCAtgtctcctttttttttcttttccttttttttttatagtcaaataagaattttattaacaacacctaaaaaaataaaatcacgaGTATATAAGGAGTACAAAAACATGCCAAAATGGCAATGGGATGGAGAGATTAACAAAAAACACCTCTCCCCCATAAAAAAAGAGTTCAAACAAttaacaaaatctaaaatggATATAGCGGTTCCATCTAAAGACTTTCTAGACTTAACCCAGAGAGAGCACAAGAAAAACTTTTTGAGAGCTTAATCCATTTGTTCTTTACTCACAAAAGTTCTACAATTCCTTTGCTTTCAAGTGGTCTAGAATAAGCATAAACAGGCAGCCCTCCACACCTTCATGTGCTTCTTTCCCACAAATGTTCCCTGCCAACTTGATGAAGTTTTTGATAGTAGAAGGCAATTCCCACTCAACTTTAAATAATGTGAATCATAAGAGCCATAAAATTCTCATTTTAGCACAATGAAGAAGGACATTGTCTCCTTTTCTACCAACAGCCagatttcattcttttttatttatcagcAACCTAACACAACCCTTCACAACCCAAATCCCCACCTCATCCACCTCCTCTAGGCCTTGGACTTGAGGTTTGAAGATGTAAAACAGTACATGAACCCCCATTCCAAGATGCTACCCTTCCTTGTATAGAATTTATTCCAATAAAAATGCAAGTGTTGGTAATCTTTGGGCAATGGTGGAGTGAAAGGGCCACTGGAGCCCTTGTTTTCATAGGGCATTCCATGATTAGAGATGCAGATGGTGAgtagttttttttatcacattcaTGCAGCATCTTTACATGGAATGGTGGAGGATAAATTGTGTTGCAGGTTTGGggattttgtaattttttgtgATGTCATTCTACATATCACCATCGGCTGAGGCATCGGTGAAGTTCCCAGCTGAAGGGATTTAGACCTTAGAGGCCCTTTAAGAGTATGCTTCTTCACATGGAAAGCAATATGGCAGAAGATCCTTACAGTTAATCAGCTCATGAAAAGAGGTTGACCCTTGGCAAATAGATGCATTTGATGCAATCCTGCAAGGTTAGAAAGGAGTCAGGGAATCATTTCCCTATTCACTGTGACAAAACTCATATGCTGTGTGATCTTGGGCTGTCTTTGTTTGTTCTTTGGTGGGTGTTCCCTAAGTTTGTGAAAGAGGTGCTCTTAGCTTGGCTTGACAAGGGTGTGGCGAAAAGGAAGAGTGTGTGGAGGATGGCCCTTCTTTGCCTGTTTTGATGCATTTGGTAGGAGCACAATGACAGAAATTTCAGAGATGAACATTCAAGTCAGTCACTGAAAGATGTCTtgcttaaaaatgttttttgacTGGGCTAGGATTCCTTCAGGGTTTGACCTGTCtctttgggactctattgaGAGGTTGGGTAAAAGCTAGGCTTATGGTCCTTTGTTCATTTGTTCTTTTTGCCCTAGTCTATCTTTTGGCACTTTCTATATATCCCCGGAGTACTTGGGTTGTGCCTCAATTTTTTGCCTatcacaaaaagaaagaaatcaccATGCATCCTACcatttggaataaaaaataaaaaaaataaaataaaaaataaaaaaataaaaaataaaaaaataaaaaataaaaaaataaaataaaataaaataaaattttaacaatgCTTTGAAACGCTAACCATCTCCATTTCTTAGCTACTACAAAATTATGATTTTCCATGGAATTTCTTCATCTCAACCAGGATTAATTAGATGCCAGTACAGCAATCCCCAACCTGGATTACGATATAATATGTTGAGAAtaacaaatgaacaaataagtAATGAATGTAATCTGATTTCATGCAGCAGTGGGAAAATGTCATACCTGCAGCCTGCTGAACTAGAGTGAGACAAGCTAACTATGCGTTGGGCAAGGGACACCATTGTTAGTGACCTCATCGCACAAAACTCTGATGATGATTTCAAAAGCTGAAAAGTTGATATGACAACTTAGGAATAATGAAGGCAAATGCGAAATAGTATTAACACTCAATGCCATTCATTTAAAATACCTCGAGGCTAGCACCCAAACCAGGGAATGTCAAAGTTAATGAACCTCTGTCCCCTTGGAAACCAGGGGATACAATAAATTTCTGTGGTCTCTCTAACTTCATGTCAGTTATTAGCAACTTATCAAGCTCAGAATCTACATCCCACAAGTGCAAAAAGGACAAGGAGAATTGGAGTAAGTATCTTTCAAGTGAACTAATCCAGTCATGCCCTTCTATAGTATTGTTCAAGGTCCCATTTAAATCAGACCCATCATCTGCAGTCATGTGATGGGGTTTCAGTGTCTCAGTTCCCGGTTCTCTCATATGGGTATTGTCTTGCTTATCACCACCATTTCCTATGAACTCATGCTTCAGACAATGAGACATCAAGGATGCAAGGTCAAAACTCAGAGTAGCAATTCCAGGGAATGGACAAGAGCATTTGACGGGATGCTTGTAGCCTTGAAAGACTGATGATGAAGTGGATATTAGTTTCATAGAGCTTCCTTCATTAACATGTGCTTGGGAAGTACTGGGCTCAGATATATTTGTCGTAATTGTATTTGACAAAGCGATCCCCTTCACTGAATGTTTAAAATGAGATTGTAACAAGCTTGCATCTTCAATTATTGGAAGAAGTAACGAGGAAGCTGAAGTATCTCCATTCAATACACTGCCGGAAATGGAATTCATGTTGATTCCTTTGAAAAAATTATCGAACATTGAATGGGATGCTGTCCCACGAAGAACGCGCTCTCGAACACCTGTCTTCATGTCCCAAATGAACAAAACATCTACTGCATCAGATGTCCCTGAATAGTTCCGGCAGAGACATGCGATATAACCTCTAGCACCATCCCACACAACTTTTGCAGGATAGCTAGGGTGTCCAGGAAACATCCTCTCCACCCGCAAAGTCTCAAGAGAAGTGAGAGCAACACAAAAGTCCTCCCCAACAGACAGAAAGCAATCACTCCATGGACGGTCAGTCCTAGGTGGGCAAAGGATTATTTGGCGTACTGAAGCTACGTGTTGGTGCATCACTGTAATGAGATTGCTAGTATCAAGATCCCATACACGAATCGTGCAGTCCATGCTTCCTGATACTAAAACATGATTAAAATTCCATCCGTTGGAGTTGCCCACCATTCGATGTGCAGCCAAACATAGTACAGCACCAGTATGTcccaaaaaatattgttttgatGCATGTGAATCCACTTCAACACATGGACTTTGACCATGTGACTCTAGTAGTTGGAAAAATGTATCAAATCGAGCAACTTCTATTTCACCACTATAGAAGCCATACACAACAGCATATGGTGTATGGAAGTTTTCAGAGATAACCATGGAAGAAGATACAACCTGCTCCTTCCGCACAAAACTATATTTTTCATCATCTCTGcagatattattcattttttctagACTTGGAATTGTACTTTTCTGGGAAGTTAACTCAGTCTCCCTGCCTGTGGGTTCTATACCAACATCATGCCCATGACCCTCAGATTTATGAAAAGAAGCAAAGCCCACAACCGAGTCTGTAAAAAGACCACCTCTTCCAACCATTTTGCATTGAGGACACAACTTTCTATTGTCATCATGTTGTTGATATAGAGACCAGATTGTAACAAGAGGTTTCCACAGCAAAGGTTCCTCAATGTGAAAGCAAACGGATTCAATTCGAAAAAGATAATGGTTCAATTGGATGAAAGATattgatagccttgcatcatgGGGATGGGAAACAGCAGGGATCTCACAAAGAGgctgaaaattaaataaattgtcCAAATATGATACAGAATACACAATAGCTGAACCTCTATCATTCCACACAATAAAATTTTCTTCAGTTATGTCACAGGGATCTTCTGACCTCGGCATACTACTAGCATCATTACCTTCAAGAAACATGCCCCCTACAATGTGCAAGTGAGTTGAACCATCTTCGAAACAGAGGTGATTATCCACAAAAGAAATCTTTCCAATTGCAGTTCCACTAGCCAATAGCCTAAATATACAACAGGTTCTATAgacaagaacaaaaaactgtccATGGGTTGCAATTGACACCACCGGACCCCCCTCACTCAATCCATCTTCCCAGATAGTTGTATCCAAATGAGAAGAACTTTTATGCAAACCAGCCCCACTCTCCCCGCCTAAGGTGGGGTCCTTTAGTATAGGAACCGATTGCAGCTTACCATATGGATCAACCATGAGGGCGGATTGCATCTCACAATTCTCAGGGGACAAAATTACAGCCATGAACTTCAATGGCCCAATAGACAAATTCCCATGAAAAACAGTTTGGACAATAGTAAGGCTATATGAATCTACAATAACTACAGTGCATTTTGGGGGTTTTCTATATTGAGACTCTCTATCCAAGGAAGCCTCACCCCCTTCAACCAAATCAACAGAATGTTGGTCAAATAAATGGACAGCATCCATGAAACTACAGGCAATACATACATATCTTGGGTTGGTAGGCAATGCTCGAATCATGGATGGACTGCCCACCCAAGGTGGCATTTTCCTTCTGCGCCTGCAATGTCCACTCCCTCTGCTCCATGTGCACAGCACACCATCAGTACATGCACTTATTAAAGCGCCATGATCAGCTGGAATAGACTTTACTTTCACATTACTTGAATTGTCCACAATAGGAAAACAAATGCCGAGATCAGCTAGGGGTGCAGCATGACCA
This DNA window, taken from Vitis vinifera cultivar Pinot Noir 40024 chromosome 2, ASM3070453v1, encodes the following:
- the LOC100260315 gene encoding uncharacterized protein LOC100260315 isoform X2; the encoded protein is MKCRSVACIWSGAPPYHRITAAAVLTRPPSLYTGGSDGSIVWWNLSGTDSDPEIKPIAMLCGHAAPLADLGICFPIVDNSSNVKVKSIPADHGALISACTDGVLCTWSRGSGHCRRRRKMPPWVGSPSMIRALPTNPRYVCIACSFMDAVHLFDQHSVDLVEGGEASLDRESQYRKPPKCTVVIVDSYSLTIVQTVFHGNLSIGPLKFMAVILSPENCEMQSALMVDPYGKLQSVPILKDPTLGGESGAGLHKSSSHLDTTIWEDGLSEGGPVVSIATHGQFFVLVYRTCCIFRLLASGTAIGKISFVDNHLCFEDGSTHLHIVGGMFLEGNDASSMPRSEDPCDITEENFIVWNDRGSAIVYSVSYLDNLFNFQPLCEIPAVSHPHDARLSISFIQLNHYLFRIESVCFHIEEPLLWKPLVTIWSLYQQHDDNRKLCPQCKMVGRGGLFTDSVVGFASFHKSEGHGHDVGIEPTGRETELTSQKSTIPSLEKMNNICRDDEKYSFVRKEQVVSSSMVISENFHTPYAVVYGFYSGEIEVARFDTFFQLLESHGQSPCVEVDSHASKQYFLGHTGAVLCLAAHRMVGNSNGWNFNHVLVSGSMDCTIRVWDLDTSNLITVMHQHVASVRQIILCPPRTDRPWSDCFLSVGEDFCVALTSLETLRVERMFPGHPSYPAKVVWDGARGYIACLCRNYSGTSDAVDVLFIWDMKTGVRERVLRGTASHSMFDNFFKGINMNSISGSVLNGDTSASSLLLPIIEDASLLQSHFKHSVKGIALSNTITTNISEPSTSQAHVNEGSSMKLISTSSSVFQGYKHPVKCSCPFPGIATLSFDLASLMSHCLKHEFIGNGGDKQDNTHMREPGTETLKPHHMTADDGSDLNGTLNNTIEGHDWISSLERYLLQFSLSFLHLWDVDSELDKLLITDMKLERPQKFIVSPGFQGDRGSLTLTFPGLGASLELLKSSSEFCAMRSLTMVSLAQRIVSLSHSSSAGCSALAAFYTRHFAEKIPDIKPPSLQLLVSFWQDESEHVRMAARSLFHCAAARAIPPPLCSRKAIDHTKLMISTNSKRANEDGSSNIENAYRDGLNSDTPPETPGDSQVEECKILAWLESFEEQDWISCVGGTSQDAMTSHIIVAAALAIWYPSLVKQNLAMLTVHPLMKLVMAMNEKYSSTAAELLAEGMESTWKECIGSEIPRLVGDIFFQIECVSGTSGNSAAQNPAIPVTIRETLVGVLLPSLAMADIPGFLSVIESQIWSTASDSPVHLVSLMTLIRVVRGSPRNLIQSLDKVVNFILQTMDPGNSVMRRTCLQSSMTALKEVVRVFPMVAQNDSSTRLAVGDAIGEINNASIRIYDLQRG
- the LOC100260315 gene encoding uncharacterized protein LOC100260315 isoform X3, with product MKCRSVACIWSGAPPYHRITAAAVLTRPPSLYTGGSDGSIVWWNLSGTDSDPEIKPIAMLCGHAAPLADLGICFPIVDNSSNVKVKSIPADHGALISACTDGVLCTWSRGSGHCRRRRKMPPWVGSPSMIRALPTNPRYVCIACSFMDAVHLFDQHSVDLVEGGEASLDRESQYRKPPKCTVVIVDSYSLTIVQTVFHGNLSIGPLKFMAVILSPENCEMQSALMVDPYGKLQSVPILKDPTLGGESGAGLHKSSSHLDTTIWEDGLSEGGPVVSIATHGQFFVLVYRTCCIFRLLASGTAIGKISFVDNHLCFEDGSTHLHIVGGMFLEGNDASSMPRSEDPCDITEENFIVWNDRGSAIVYSVSYLDNLFNFQPLCEIPAVSHPHDARLSISFIQLNHYLFRIESVCFHIEEPLLWKPLVTIWSLYQQHDDNRKLCPQCKMVGRGGLFTDSVVGFASFHKSEGHGHDVGIEPTGRETELTSQKSTIPSLEKMNNICRDDEKYSFVRKEQVVSSSMVISENFHTPYAVVYGFYSGEIEVARFDTFFQLLESHGQSPCVEVDSHASKQYFLGHTGAVLCLAAHRMVGNSNGWNFNHVLVSGSMDCTIRVWDLDTSNLITVMHQHVASVRQIILCPPRTDRPWSDCFLSVGEDFCVALTSLETLRVERMFPGHPSYPAKVVWDGARGYIACLCRNYSGTSDAVDVLFIWDMKTGVRERVLRGTASHSMFDNFFKGINMNSISGSVLNGDTSASSLLLPIIEDASLLQSHFKHSVKGIALSNTITTNISEPSTSQAHVNEGSSMKLISTSSSVFQGYKHPVKCSCPFPGIATLSFDLASLMSHCLKHEFIGNGGDKQDNTHMREPGTETLKPHHMTADDGSDLNGTLNNTIEGHDWISSLERYLLQFSLSFLHLWDVDSELDKLLITDMKLERPQKFIVSPGFQGDRGSLTLTFPGLGASLELLKSSSEFCAMRSLTMVSLAQRIVSLSHSSSAGCSALAAFYTRHFAEKIPDIKPPSLQLLVSFWQDESEHVRMAARSLFHCAAARAIPPPLCSRKAIDHTKLMISTNSKRANEDGSSNIENAYRDGLNSDTPPETPGDSQVEECKILAWLESFEEQDWISCVGGTSQDAMTSHIIVAAALAIWYPSLVKQNLAMLTVHPLMKLVMAMNEKYSSTAAELLAEGMESTWKECIGSEIPRLVGDIFFQIECVSGTSGNSAAQNPAIPVTIRETLVGVLLPSLAMADIPGFLSVIESQIWSTASDSPVHLVSLMTLIRVVRGSPRNLIQSLDKICRWLTSFYKLWTLEIQSCAGLAFKVQ
- the LOC100260315 gene encoding uncharacterized protein LOC100260315 isoform X1, producing the protein MKCRSVACIWSGAPPYHRITAAAVLTRPPSLYTGGSDGSIVWWNLSGTDSDPEIKPIAMLCGHAAPLADLGICFPIVDNSSNVKVKSIPADHGALISACTDGVLCTWSRGSGHCRRRRKMPPWVGSPSMIRALPTNPRYVCIACSFMDAVHLFDQHSVDLVEGGEASLDRESQYRKPPKCTVVIVDSYSLTIVQTVFHGNLSIGPLKFMAVILSPENCEMQSALMVDPYGKLQSVPILKDPTLGGESGAGLHKSSSHLDTTIWEDGLSEGGPVVSIATHGQFFVLVYRTCCIFRLLASGTAIGKISFVDNHLCFEDGSTHLHIVGGMFLEGNDASSMPRSEDPCDITEENFIVWNDRGSAIVYSVSYLDNLFNFQPLCEIPAVSHPHDARLSISFIQLNHYLFRIESVCFHIEEPLLWKPLVTIWSLYQQHDDNRKLCPQCKMVGRGGLFTDSVVGFASFHKSEGHGHDVGIEPTGRETELTSQKSTIPSLEKMNNICRDDEKYSFVRKEQVVSSSMVISENFHTPYAVVYGFYSGEIEVARFDTFFQLLESHGQSPCVEVDSHASKQYFLGHTGAVLCLAAHRMVGNSNGWNFNHVLVSGSMDCTIRVWDLDTSNLITVMHQHVASVRQIILCPPRTDRPWSDCFLSVGEDFCVALTSLETLRVERMFPGHPSYPAKVVWDGARGYIACLCRNYSGTSDAVDVLFIWDMKTGVRERVLRGTASHSMFDNFFKGINMNSISGSVLNGDTSASSLLLPIIEDASLLQSHFKHSVKGIALSNTITTNISEPSTSQAHVNEGSSMKLISTSSSVFQGYKHPVKCSCPFPGIATLSFDLASLMSHCLKHEFIGNGGDKQDNTHMREPGTETLKPHHMTADDGSDLNGTLNNTIEGHDWISSLERYLLQFSLSFLHLWDVDSELDKLLITDMKLERPQKFIVSPGFQGDRGSLTLTFPGLGASLELLKSSSEFCAMRSLTMVSLAQRIVSLSHSSSAGCSALAAFYTRHFAEKIPDIKPPSLQLLVSFWQDESEHVRMAARSLFHCAAARAIPPPLCSRKAIDHTKLMISTNSKRANEDGSSNIENAYRDGLNSDTPPETPGDSQVEECKILAWLESFEEQDWISCVGGTSQDAMTSHIIVAAALAIWYPSLVKQNLAMLTVHPLMKLVMAMNEKYSSTAAELLAEGMESTWKECIGSEIPRLVGDIFFQIECVSGTSGNSAAQNPAIPVTIRETLVGVLLPSLAMADIPGFLSVIESQIWSTASDSPVHLVSLMTLIRVVRGSPRNLIQSLDKVVNFILQTMDPGNSVMRRTCLQSSMTALKEVVRVFPMVAQNDSSTRLAVGDAIGEINNASIRIYDLQSVTKIKVLDASAPPGLPSLLSGASETTLTTAISALSFSPDGEGLVAFSEHGLMIRWWSLGSAWWEKLGRNFVPVQYTKLIFVPPWEGMSPNSSRSSVMASILGHDRQANSQENTKGSGDMDCLKVLIHNIDLSYRLEWVGERRVLILRHGRELGTFQL